The following coding sequences lie in one Dunckerocampus dactyliophorus isolate RoL2022-P2 chromosome 4, RoL_Ddac_1.1, whole genome shotgun sequence genomic window:
- the ank1a gene encoding ankyrin-1a isoform X5: protein MWALVTELLFSLVLLAFLVISCQNVLHIASGSVRSVLTYIHVQLDRELGEVEGVADEEENVTTRVVRRRVILKGDEAEDLPGEQVSEEQFTDEHGNIVTKKIVRKVVRRGKGEDAVQDVSKEGSLQDANELEVDAEQFMSYAILGRESSKPDTVDTVKKGAQIVKCASLRRVKQ from the exons ATGTGGGCCCTGGTGACTGAGCTCCTCTTTAGCCTGGTGCTGCTGGCATTTCTGGTCATCAGCTGTCAGAACGTGCTGCACATAGCCAGCGGCTCTGTGCGCTCGGTACTCACCTACATTCACGTTCAGCTGGACCGTGAGCTCGGCGAGGTAGAGGGTGTGGCCGACGAAGAGGAGAATGTCACCACCAGGGTTGTCCGCCGGAGAGTCATACTCAAG GGTGATGAGGCTGAAGATCTTCCTGGGGAGCAGGTCAGCGAGGAGCAGTTTACAGATGAACATGGAAACATCGTCACTAAAAAG ATTGTGCGAAAGGTTGTGCGCAGAGGCAAGGGTGAAGATGCTGTTCAGGACGTGAGCAAGGAGGGTTCTCTGCAGGACGCCAACGAGCTGGAAGTAGACGCTGAGCAGTTCATGAGCTACGCCATCCTGGGCCGGGAAAGCAGCAAG CCCGATACTGTGGATACTGTGAAGAAAGGTGCTCAGATAGTGAAATGTGCCAGTCTGCGGAGAGTTAAGCAGTGA